In Eriocheir sinensis breed Jianghai 21 chromosome 29, ASM2467909v1, whole genome shotgun sequence, a single genomic region encodes these proteins:
- the LOC127005023 gene encoding uncharacterized protein LOC127005023, with translation MEWLWIPAVALVSVFLLVLCCVFFKDYTCCPCRRKRPLTPDDVEAAPPPPAYNVPRSSGYRSPRPSAPPPRPPSRLSSISSVHSISSEISREAPFTFNFRGIVSANDAVKIQNGIPELDLHTLRVWEARQVTQMFLKQSRGRHRRVRIITGRGLHSVGGIPKIKPEVETLLGNTGYTFREMNKGGCLEVNL, from the exons ATGGAGTGGCTGTGGATACCAG CCGTGGCCTTGGTGTCAGTGTTCCTCTTAGTGCTGTGTTGTGTCTTCTTCAAGGACTACACCTGCTGCCCCTGCCGCCGCAAAAG ACCTTTGACACCTGATGATGTTGAggctgctccccctcctcctgcttacAACGTGCCCAGATCCAGTGGGTATAGGTCCCCACGCCCGAGTGCCCCACCGCCTCGGCCCCCTTCGCGATTATCTTCGATTTCTTCAGTCCATTCAATTTCTTCAGAGATTAGCCGAGAAGCTCCATTTACCTTCAACTTCAGAGGGATCGTAAGTGCAAATGACGCGGTGAAAATACAGAACGGCATCCCAGAGCTGGACCTTCATACGTTGAGGGTCTGGGAAGCTAGGCAGGTGACACAAATGTTCCTGAAACAGTCGCGAGGTCGCCATCGTCGTGTGCGAATAATAACGGGTCGTGGCCTGCACAGCGTTGGCGGCATACCCAAGATCAAGCCAGAGGTTGAAACGTTATTGGGCAACACTGGCTACACATTCAGGGAGATGAACAAGGGAGGCTGTCTAGAAGTTAACCTCTAG